A region from the Fundulus heteroclitus isolate FHET01 chromosome 22, MU-UCD_Fhet_4.1, whole genome shotgun sequence genome encodes:
- the pex13 gene encoding peroxisome biogenesis factor 13 isoform X2, translating into MDSQPPPKPWERRIPGAIGAPLNYRSADFGPAVGGASSPAGPPVLTRMVPPVPPRPLQQSYRPSYSAFTSSYSPYGSSMYGGYNPYGYGGGGGYGLGGYSRLPHTEDVAPSRFVQQAEESSRGAFQSIESIVQAFASVSMMLDATFSAVYNSFRAVLDVANHLTRLRAHLTRVLSAFALVRTLRYLYRRLKRLLGRGTEADVEDLWADSTSDALAAASSGGYGAGAEEQGVKSWPILLFFAVVLGGPYLIWKLLSSTAGSEESVTNWASGEDDHVVARAEYDFSASSEEEVSLRAGDMLNLAPKEQQPRVRGWLLASVDGQTTGLVPANYVKILGKRRGRKHAEMERLAQSSQTASPAPPQSVAARGFTPDPSAAPDPASAEQLLESAYRETPVSFSVGTSSSGTLSDAVVNVPEKTDL; encoded by the exons atggaTTCACAGCCTCCCCCGAAGCCATGGGAAAGGCGGATCCCGGGGGCTATCGGCGCCCCTTTAAATTACAG ATCCGCAGACTTTGGCCCAGCTGTCGGCGGCGCCTCATCCCCAGCAGGCCCACCTGTTCTGACCAGGATGGTCCCTCCGGTGCCTCCCCGCCCCTTGCAGCAGTCCTACCGTCCCTCCTACAGCGCTTTTACCTCCTCCTACAGCCCCTATGGGAGCTCCATGTACGGCGGCTACAATCCCTACGGctacggcggcggcggcggctacGGCCTGGGAGGGTACAGCCGCCTCCCTCACACGGAAGACGTCGCCCCCAGCCGGTTCGTGCAGCAGGCCGAGGAGAGCAGCCGCGGCGCCTTCCAGTCCATCGAAAGCATCGTCCAGGCCTTCGCTTCGGTCAGCATGATGCTGGACGCCACCTTCTCGGCCGTGTACAACAGCTTCCGCGCCGTGCTGGACGTGGCCAACCACCTGACGCGGCTGCGGGCGCATCTCACGAGGGTTCTGTCGGCGTTCGCGTTGGTGCGAACCCTGCGCTACCTCTACCGCCGCTTGAAGCGACTGCTGGGCAGAGGGACGGAGGCCGACGTTGAAGACCTGTGGGCCGACAGCACGAGCGACGCGCTGGCCGCGGCTTCGTCCGGCGGCTACGGAGCAGGAGCGGAGGAGCAGGGCGTCAAGTCCTGGCCGATCCTCCTCTTCTTCGCCGTAGTCCTTGGTGGACCCTATCTCATCTGGAAACTGCTAAGCTCCACCGCAGGTTCTGAAGAGAGCG tcacCAACTGGGCCAGCGGGGAGGATGACCACGTGGTGGCCAGAGCAGAATACGATTTCTCAGCTTCTTCGGAGGAGGAAGTTTCTCTGCGGGCTGGAGACATGCTCAACCTGGCGCCTAAAG AGCAACAGCCCCGGGTGCGCGGGTGGCTGCTGGCCAGCGTGGACGGCCAGACCACGGGACTCGTCCCCGCCAACTACGTCAAGATCCTGGGCAAAAGGAGGGGCCGGAAGCACGCAGAGATGGAGAGGCTCGCGCAGAGCTCCCAGACGGCCTCGCCTGCGCCGCCGCAGTCCGTCGCAGCCCGAGGCTTCACCCCCGACCCCTCGGCAGCACCCGACCCGGCCTCTGCAGAGCAGCTGCTGGAGTCGGCGTACAGAGAAACTCCTGTTAGCTTCAGCGTCGGCACGTCGAGCTCCGGCACGCTCTCCGACGCTGTGGTGAACGTCCCCGAGAAGACCGACCTCTGA